In Sphingomonas sp., a single window of DNA contains:
- a CDS encoding Crp/Fnr family transcriptional regulator — protein MIECHLRKLRLRDEISAAEEAALRGTIIDTVTHPAGRTIVRSGEELNYSTLVLDGFIGRYKDLKNGSRQITHVHVPGDFADLHGFTLKRLDHSLLALTPCTIARAAHPRLREITETQAHLTRVMWFSTNVDAAIHREWEVSLGRRSAIQRAAHLFCELHVRLGVVGHAEPERYRFPISQAELAECLGLTPVHVNRVLRELRERGLVEFRNGVVAFQDLPGLKRLAEFDPGYLYLDPHPL, from the coding sequence ATGATCGAATGCCACCTACGCAAACTTCGGCTACGCGATGAGATCAGCGCTGCGGAAGAAGCGGCGCTGCGCGGAACGATTATCGACACCGTCACGCATCCGGCGGGCCGCACCATCGTGCGCTCCGGCGAGGAGCTTAATTACTCGACGCTGGTGCTGGACGGGTTCATCGGCCGCTACAAGGATCTCAAAAACGGCTCGCGGCAGATAACCCATGTGCACGTTCCCGGCGATTTCGCCGACCTGCACGGCTTCACGCTCAAGCGGCTCGACCATTCTCTGCTCGCGCTCACGCCCTGCACGATCGCTCGCGCGGCCCATCCGCGGCTGCGCGAGATCACCGAGACGCAGGCGCACCTCACCCGGGTGATGTGGTTCTCCACCAATGTCGACGCGGCGATCCACCGCGAGTGGGAAGTCTCGCTGGGCCGCCGCTCGGCGATCCAGCGCGCCGCACATCTGTTCTGCGAGCTGCACGTCCGGCTGGGCGTGGTCGGCCATGCCGAGCCGGAGCGCTACCGCTTCCCGATCAGCCAGGCCGAGCTCGCTGAATGCCTGGGGCTCACCCCGGTGCATGTGAACCGCGTGCTGCGCGAATTGCGCGAGCGCGGGCTGGTGGAGTTCCGCAACGGCGTGGTGGCGTTCCAGGACCTGCCCGGCCTGAAGCGACTCGCCGAGTTCGATCCGGGCTATCTCTACCTGGACCCGCACCCGCTCTGA
- the gatB gene encoding Asp-tRNA(Asn)/Glu-tRNA(Gln) amidotransferase subunit GatB yields the protein MATKTASSYRIQGETGEWEVVIGLEVHAQVTSNAKLFSGAATAFGADPNSQVSLIDAAMPGMLPTPNRECIRQAVRTGMAIGAVINKWSRFDRKNYFYADLPQGYQISQLFHPLVGEGEITISLDDKDPEAELKTIGVERIHVEQDAGKLIHDQHPNRSYVDLNRAGVALMEIVSKPDMRSPAEAGAYLSKLRAILRYVGSCDGNMDQGSMRADVNVSVRKPGEPFGTRTETKNVNSVRFVMQTVEVEARRQVEVLESGGRIVQETRLFDPDRAETRSMRSKEDAHDYRYFPDPDLLPLELDDSFLEDCRQSLPELPDAKRRRYEESLGLSPYNAAVLTAEAETARWFEALLAESARIQKKGEQEVARSAANWLLSDLYGALNRLGRGIEESPVSPEAGAELLSLIADGTISNTLGKQVFEIMLETGEAPGKIVEERGMKQTSDTGAIEAVIAEILAKNPNQLEQYRAGKEALFGFFVGQTMKAMAGKANPAVVNELLKKALS from the coding sequence ATGGCGACCAAGACTGCATCGAGCTACCGAATCCAGGGCGAGACCGGCGAATGGGAGGTCGTGATCGGCCTCGAAGTCCATGCGCAGGTGACGTCGAACGCGAAGCTGTTCTCGGGCGCGGCGACGGCGTTCGGCGCGGATCCGAACAGCCAGGTGAGTTTGATCGACGCTGCCATGCCCGGCATGCTGCCCACGCCCAATCGCGAGTGCATCCGCCAGGCGGTGCGCACCGGCATGGCGATCGGCGCGGTGATCAACAAATGGTCGCGCTTCGACCGCAAGAACTATTTCTACGCCGATCTGCCGCAGGGCTATCAGATCAGCCAGCTGTTCCATCCGCTGGTGGGCGAAGGCGAGATCACGATCAGCCTCGACGACAAGGATCCCGAGGCCGAGCTGAAGACGATCGGTGTCGAGCGCATCCATGTCGAGCAGGATGCCGGCAAGCTGATCCACGATCAGCATCCGAACCGCTCCTATGTCGATCTCAACCGCGCCGGCGTGGCTTTGATGGAGATCGTCTCCAAGCCGGACATGCGCTCGCCGGCCGAGGCGGGCGCGTATCTGTCCAAGCTGCGCGCCATTTTGCGCTATGTCGGCAGCTGCGACGGCAACATGGACCAGGGCTCGATGCGCGCCGACGTCAACGTCTCGGTGCGCAAGCCCGGCGAGCCGTTCGGCACGCGGACCGAGACCAAGAACGTCAACTCGGTCCGCTTCGTGATGCAGACGGTCGAGGTCGAGGCACGTCGCCAGGTCGAGGTGTTGGAGAGCGGCGGTCGCATCGTCCAGGAAACCCGCTTGTTCGATCCGGACCGGGCCGAGACCCGCTCGATGCGCTCGAAGGAAGACGCGCACGACTATCGCTACTTCCCCGATCCCGATCTTTTGCCGCTCGAACTCGACGACAGCTTCCTCGAGGATTGCCGACAGAGCCTGCCCGAACTGCCCGATGCCAAGCGCCGCCGCTACGAGGAATCGCTGGGGCTGAGCCCCTATAACGCCGCAGTGCTCACCGCGGAGGCAGAGACGGCGCGCTGGTTCGAGGCGCTGCTCGCCGAGAGCGCGCGGATCCAGAAGAAGGGCGAACAGGAAGTCGCGCGTTCCGCGGCGAACTGGCTGCTCTCGGACCTCTACGGGGCGCTCAACCGGCTCGGCAGGGGCATCGAGGAAAGCCCGGTCAGCCCCGAGGCGGGCGCCGAACTGCTCTCGCTGATCGCCGACGGAACGATCTCCAACACGCTGGGCAAGCAGGTGTTCGAGATCATGCTCGAGACCGGCGAGGCACCGGGCAAGATCGTCGAAGAGCGCGGCATGAAGCAGACCAGCGACACCGGCGCGATCGAGGCGGTGATCGCCGAGATCCTGGCCAAGAACCCCAATCAGCTGGAGCAGTATCGCGCCGGCAAGGAAGCGCTGTTCGGTTTCTTCGTCGGGCAGACGATGAAGGCGATGGCCGGCAAGGCTAACCCGGCGGTGGTCAACGAGCTGCTCAAGAAGGCGCTGAGCTAA
- the tig gene encoding trigger factor produces MQTVETLNEGLKRAFTLKITAQDIDSKVDAEVKRVAPQIRMPGFRPGKVPINLVRKMHGEALTQDALNSSIQEGIQQLIADHKLRPAMQPSVSLEGDYAPGGDAEVKVELEVLPDVPTPSIEGLKLERLTVPVQDSEVQEQLKQLADQQKRWDDAAEGHAATTGDQVVMDFAGKVDGVAFEGGTGEGMAVELGSGRLIPGFEEQLEGVKVGDEKQLNVTFPEDYGAKDLAGKAATFDVKITAVQTAGETVIDDDMAKAFGLQDLEQLTGLLKGQIEQQLNGLTRTHMKRKLLDQLAAGHDFPVPPSMVEAEFDQIWHQLVHETEHEEDPAAALAELENERDEYRAIAERRVRLGLLLSEIGTANGVEVSAQEMNRLIAQAAQQYGPEDRQRFIQYVQQEPMAAAQLRAPLFEDKVVDFLFDKAEIIDREVTKEELEAAIESEDGFSSGTHVHDHDNHKPKKAAKKAEASDEAGEDKPAKKPAAKKAKAEEAPAAEGDALVEAEPVKKAATKKAPKGVEGEGEDAAPKPKKAAAKKKADAE; encoded by the coding sequence ATGCAGACTGTCGAGACGTTGAACGAGGGCCTGAAGCGCGCCTTCACGCTGAAGATCACCGCCCAGGACATCGACTCGAAGGTCGATGCAGAGGTCAAGCGGGTCGCTCCGCAGATTCGCATGCCCGGCTTCCGCCCCGGCAAGGTGCCGATCAACCTGGTGCGCAAGATGCACGGCGAGGCGCTGACCCAGGACGCGCTCAACAGCTCGATCCAGGAAGGCATCCAGCAGCTGATCGCCGATCACAAGCTGCGCCCGGCGATGCAGCCGTCGGTCAGCCTCGAGGGCGATTATGCTCCGGGCGGCGATGCGGAAGTGAAGGTCGAGCTGGAAGTGCTCCCCGACGTTCCGACCCCCTCGATCGAAGGCCTGAAGCTGGAGCGCCTGACGGTGCCGGTGCAGGATTCGGAAGTGCAGGAGCAGCTGAAGCAGCTCGCCGACCAGCAGAAGCGCTGGGACGATGCCGCCGAGGGCCATGCCGCGACCACGGGTGACCAGGTCGTCATGGACTTCGCCGGCAAGGTCGACGGCGTCGCCTTCGAGGGCGGCACCGGCGAGGGCATGGCCGTCGAGCTCGGCTCGGGCCGCCTGATCCCGGGCTTCGAGGAGCAGCTGGAAGGCGTGAAGGTCGGCGACGAGAAGCAGCTCAACGTCACCTTCCCGGAAGATTACGGCGCCAAGGATCTGGCCGGCAAGGCCGCGACCTTCGACGTCAAGATCACCGCGGTGCAGACCGCCGGTGAGACCGTGATCGACGACGACATGGCGAAGGCGTTCGGCCTCCAGGACCTGGAGCAGCTGACCGGCCTGCTGAAGGGCCAGATCGAGCAGCAGCTCAACGGGCTGACCCGCACCCACATGAAGCGCAAGCTGCTCGACCAGCTCGCCGCCGGCCACGACTTCCCGGTCCCGCCGTCGATGGTGGAAGCCGAGTTCGACCAGATCTGGCACCAGCTCGTCCACGAGACCGAGCATGAGGAAGATCCGGCCGCGGCGCTCGCCGAGCTTGAGAACGAGCGTGACGAGTATCGCGCGATCGCCGAGCGCCGCGTGCGCCTGGGCCTGCTGCTCAGCGAAATCGGTACGGCCAACGGCGTCGAAGTCAGCGCGCAGGAAATGAACCGCCTGATCGCGCAGGCCGCGCAGCAGTACGGCCCGGAAGATCGCCAGCGCTTCATCCAGTATGTCCAGCAGGAGCCGATGGCGGCTGCCCAGCTGCGCGCGCCGCTGTTCGAGGACAAGGTCGTCGACTTCCTGTTCGACAAGGCCGAGATCATCGATCGCGAAGTGACCAAGGAAGAACTGGAAGCCGCGATCGAAAGCGAAGACGGCTTCTCGTCGGGCACCCATGTGCACGATCACGACAACCACAAGCCGAAGAAGGCCGCCAAGAAGGCCGAGGCCTCGGACGAGGCTGGTGAAGACAAGCCCGCCAAGAAGCCGGCGGCCAAGAAAGCCAAGGCCGAGGAAGCTCCGGCCGCCGAGGGCGATGCGCTCGTCGAGGCCGAGCCGGTGAAGAAGGCGGCGACCAAGAAGGCCCCGAAGGGGGTCGAAGGCGAGGGCGAAGACGCCGCGCCGAAGCCGAAAAAGGCAGCGGCCAAGAAGAAGGCCGACGCTGAGTGA
- a CDS encoding peptidylprolyl isomerase, translated as MLRRLVVFALCLVPLAASAQTAPAPASPPANPKVAIETSAGPMVVEVYLDKAPVSARNFLRYVDAKRLDGVVFYRTVKPAEKFGFVQFGIQNAPAKMFPPIKHEPTTETGIKHLDGTLSLPRLAPGTARGEFTIMVGDQPSFDADPSKPGDNLGYAAFGRVTEGKDVLLKILDAPTSPTKTLGSSFKGEVPEVPVKIVSARRIAG; from the coding sequence ATGTTGCGTCGACTGGTCGTCTTTGCCCTGTGCTTGGTTCCGCTGGCAGCTTCGGCGCAGACCGCGCCGGCGCCGGCATCTCCGCCCGCCAATCCCAAGGTCGCGATCGAGACCAGCGCCGGGCCGATGGTCGTCGAGGTCTATCTCGACAAGGCGCCGGTCTCTGCCCGCAACTTCCTGCGCTATGTCGACGCCAAGCGCCTCGACGGCGTGGTGTTCTACCGCACCGTCAAACCGGCGGAGAAGTTCGGCTTCGTCCAGTTCGGCATCCAGAACGCGCCGGCCAAGATGTTCCCGCCGATCAAGCACGAGCCGACCACCGAGACGGGCATCAAGCATCTCGACGGCACGCTCTCGCTGCCGCGCCTCGCGCCTGGCACCGCGCGCGGCGAGTTCACCATCATGGTCGGCGACCAGCCCTCCTTCGATGCCGACCCAAGCAAGCCCGGCGACAATCTCGGCTATGCGGCGTTCGGCCGGGTGACCGAGGGCAAGGACGTGCTGCTCAAGATCCTCGATGCGCCGACCTCACCGACCAAGACGCTGGGCAGCAGCTTCAAGGGCGAAGTGCCCGAAGTGCCGGTGAAGATCGTCTCGGCCCGCCGTATCGCCGGCTGA